One genomic window of Candidatus Nitrospira inopinata includes the following:
- a CDS encoding HAD family hydrolase — MEDLLGLATTSSAFRIEPRLTGRVAAFFDVDNTVLPGEASEVRFFRWLWRRGVVGWPEVRASISWLIRHLPPLSLHPLRERKLYLAGKPSRVIRHLGEEFCREQLCPRVSPTATRVIEEHRKAGHAIVLLTGSLDFLIGPIAAALQAERCFAGRLEQIDGVYTGRLVPPLPYGQGKRRLIEQLARDFSLDLSRCYAYGDSPGDFELLQAVGHPTVINPIRGMARTAKRKRWPIQQWR, encoded by the coding sequence GTGGAGGATCTCTTGGGCCTGGCGACCACGAGCAGTGCGTTCCGCATCGAGCCTCGACTGACCGGTCGCGTCGCGGCGTTTTTCGACGTGGACAATACCGTGCTTCCTGGAGAAGCCAGCGAAGTCCGTTTTTTCAGATGGTTGTGGAGACGGGGCGTAGTGGGGTGGCCGGAGGTTCGCGCCAGCATCTCCTGGCTCATCCGTCACTTGCCTCCCCTTTCGCTGCATCCCTTGCGCGAGCGGAAACTGTACCTGGCTGGAAAACCGTCGCGCGTCATCCGCCATCTCGGCGAGGAGTTCTGCCGCGAGCAACTCTGCCCTCGCGTCTCCCCCACCGCAACGCGGGTGATTGAAGAGCATCGGAAAGCCGGGCATGCGATCGTGCTCTTGACCGGTTCGCTCGACTTTTTGATCGGCCCCATTGCGGCGGCCTTGCAAGCTGAACGTTGTTTCGCGGGGCGATTGGAGCAAATCGACGGCGTCTATACCGGCCGTCTGGTCCCCCCTCTGCCCTACGGACAGGGCAAACGGCGATTGATCGAGCAGTTGGCGCGGGACTTTTCGCTCGATCTGTCCCGTTGTTACGCCTACGGCGACAGTCCGGGTGATTTTGAGCTTCTGCAAGCGGTCGGCCATCCGACGGTCATCAACCCGATCCGAGGAATGGCTCGCACGGCCAAGCGGAAGCGGTGGCCGATTCAGCAATGGCGATAG
- the queE gene encoding 7-carboxy-7-deazaguanine synthase QueE, producing the protein MRVTEIFHSIQGESTFAGLPCVFVRLTGCPLRCSWCDTDYAFYGGTERSIDSIIETVRAYGCPLVEVTGGEPLAQPDCGSLLSRLCDEGFTVLLETSGAVDTAPVDHRVRVVLDVKCPGSGMTNRMYWPNVERLRAQDEAKFVIADRRDYDWAKDIMARFDLNRRCVVLFSPVFGVLDPRRLAEWVLADRLPVRYQLQLHKFVWSPDMKGV; encoded by the coding sequence ATGCGCGTCACAGAGATTTTTCACAGCATTCAAGGAGAGTCGACGTTTGCCGGGCTCCCCTGTGTGTTCGTGCGGCTCACCGGCTGTCCCCTTCGGTGTTCTTGGTGCGATACGGACTACGCCTTTTACGGCGGCACGGAACGGTCGATCGATTCGATCATCGAGACAGTCCGCGCCTACGGCTGTCCGCTCGTGGAAGTGACCGGCGGTGAACCGCTGGCGCAGCCGGACTGCGGCTCGTTGCTCTCCAGGCTGTGTGACGAGGGTTTCACCGTTCTGCTGGAGACCAGCGGCGCCGTTGATACGGCTCCGGTCGATCACCGGGTGCGCGTGGTGCTCGACGTCAAATGTCCCGGCAGCGGGATGACGAACCGGATGTATTGGCCGAACGTCGAGCGGTTGCGCGCGCAGGACGAAGCCAAATTTGTCATCGCGGATCGCCGCGATTACGACTGGGCGAAAGACATCATGGCCCGGTTCGATTTGAATCGTCGGTGTGTCGTGTTGTTCAGCCCGGTCTTCGGCGTCCTGGACCCCCGCCGATTGGCCGAGTGGGTGCTGGCCGACCGCCTCCCGGTGCGGTATCAATTGCAGTTGCACAAGTTCGTTTGGTCGCCGGACATGAAGGGAGTCTGA
- a CDS encoding response regulator: MQSSKPDAIRVLLVDDHEVVRVGLRQLLSRYPSILVVGESATAADAIRKATDLKPNIILMDVRLGDESGVEACRDILAADSNARVIFLTSFAEDESVLAAVLAGAQGYVLKDIDTPSLLNAIQAVAEGQSILDPAVVERAIRWVQRFASGHQVKGDNTLSEQEERVLALVAEGRTNKEIAASLNLSDKTVRNYLTNVFKKLRITRRAQAAAFFVKRVPHAGKPALPE; the protein is encoded by the coding sequence ATGCAGTCGAGCAAGCCCGACGCCATCCGCGTTCTGCTCGTCGACGATCACGAGGTCGTTCGAGTAGGACTCCGACAACTGCTCAGCCGATATCCATCCATTCTGGTGGTAGGTGAATCGGCCACAGCGGCCGACGCGATCCGGAAGGCGACAGATCTCAAGCCCAATATCATCTTAATGGACGTGCGTTTGGGGGATGAATCGGGCGTCGAGGCCTGCCGCGACATTCTGGCCGCCGATTCGAACGCGCGGGTGATTTTTTTGACCTCGTTTGCCGAAGACGAGTCCGTTTTGGCGGCCGTGCTCGCTGGCGCTCAAGGGTACGTTCTGAAGGACATCGATACGCCTTCCTTGCTGAATGCGATCCAAGCCGTTGCGGAAGGGCAGTCGATCCTCGATCCCGCCGTAGTGGAGCGGGCGATCCGATGGGTCCAACGATTCGCCTCCGGTCACCAGGTGAAGGGGGACAACACGCTCTCTGAACAGGAAGAACGAGTCTTGGCGCTGGTCGCTGAGGGCCGAACGAACAAAGAAATTGCGGCCTCGTTGAACTTGAGCGACAAAACCGTCAGGAACTATCTGACCAACGTCTTTAAAAAACTTCGGATCACCCGTCGCGCCCAAGCCGCCGCCTTCTTCGTCAAGCGCGTCCCTCACGCGGGAAAACCGGCCCTACCGGAGTAG
- a CDS encoding NADH-quinone oxidoreductase subunit A yields MVEPDLAQYLTKFLPILLFIFAALTFGIGTLVVSYLVQPKYPEPEKLSVYECGSEPFSDARMPFPVRYYVFAVLFVIFDIEVIFLYPWAVVFRNIGIIGLIEMLIFIGLFVVAYVYAWRKGALEWD; encoded by the coding sequence ATGGTCGAGCCGGATCTTGCCCAATATCTGACGAAATTCCTTCCTATTCTGCTGTTTATTTTTGCCGCGCTCACCTTTGGGATCGGAACGTTGGTGGTGAGTTATCTTGTCCAGCCCAAGTATCCGGAGCCGGAAAAACTGTCGGTGTATGAGTGCGGCTCGGAGCCCTTTTCCGACGCCCGGATGCCGTTTCCGGTCCGGTACTACGTCTTTGCCGTGCTGTTCGTCATTTTCGACATCGAAGTGATTTTCCTGTATCCCTGGGCGGTGGTGTTTCGCAACATCGGGATCATCGGGTTGATCGAGATGTTGATTTTTATCGGTCTGTTCGTCGTGGCGTACGTGTACGCCTGGCGAAAGGGGGCGTTGGAATGGGACTGA
- a CDS encoding NADH-quinone oxidoreductase subunit C, which translates to MHQLAKRIQESFASGFVSASEWRGDVAVTVTRDKVHDIAEFLHDDPGMDFDYIVHVSSVDWPDDEERFEVVWEFYSIRKRHRLRLKTRVPESDCVVDSLTDLWKGADFMEREVYDMMGIRFRNHPDLRRILLPDDFAEGYPLRKDFPLRGRGWRDTFEFLDEQS; encoded by the coding sequence ATGCACCAATTGGCCAAGCGGATTCAGGAGTCGTTCGCGAGCGGGTTCGTCAGCGCGTCGGAATGGCGCGGGGACGTGGCCGTCACCGTCACGAGAGACAAGGTTCATGACATCGCCGAGTTTCTTCATGACGATCCGGGGATGGATTTTGATTACATCGTCCACGTAAGTTCGGTGGATTGGCCGGACGACGAGGAGCGGTTCGAAGTGGTGTGGGAATTCTACTCGATTCGGAAGCGGCACCGCCTTCGATTGAAGACCAGAGTGCCGGAGTCCGATTGTGTCGTGGACTCCCTGACGGATCTGTGGAAGGGAGCGGATTTCATGGAGCGCGAAGTCTACGACATGATGGGGATTCGATTTCGAAACCATCCGGACCTCCGACGAATTCTGTTGCCGGACGATTTTGCCGAAGGCTATCCCTTGCGAAAGGATTTCCCGCTCCGGGGCAGGGGGTGGCGCGACACCTTTGAATTTTTGGACGAGCAATCCTGA
- a CDS encoding NADH-quinone oxidoreductase subunit B, protein MGLIQLGRHEKDGTPDVFVGSLEKAVNWARKGSLWPMTFGLACCAIEMMAAVSSRYDMDRFGAGVFRGSPRQSDLMIVAGTVCRRMAPVIRKIYDQMPEPKYVIAMGSCATSGNIYDSYSVVQGVDRFIPVDMYVPGCPPTPEALLDGILKLQERIMQRRVFTSQPKEVKIGLKV, encoded by the coding sequence ATGGGACTGATCCAACTGGGGCGGCACGAAAAGGACGGCACGCCGGACGTCTTCGTCGGTTCACTGGAAAAGGCGGTGAATTGGGCGCGCAAAGGCTCTCTGTGGCCCATGACTTTCGGGCTCGCCTGTTGCGCCATTGAAATGATGGCCGCCGTGTCCTCCCGATACGACATGGATCGGTTCGGCGCGGGCGTGTTTCGCGGTTCGCCGAGGCAGTCGGACCTCATGATCGTGGCGGGAACGGTCTGCCGTCGAATGGCGCCGGTGATCAGGAAGATCTACGATCAGATGCCGGAGCCGAAGTATGTCATCGCGATGGGCTCATGCGCGACGTCCGGCAATATCTATGACAGTTACAGCGTCGTGCAGGGGGTCGATCGGTTCATTCCGGTTGATATGTATGTGCCCGGCTGTCCCCCGACGCCGGAAGCCCTGCTGGACGGCATCTTGAAGCTTCAAGAGCGAATCATGCAGCGGCGCGTGTTCACCAGTCAGCCGAAAGAAGTGAAGATCGGTCTGAAAGTATAA
- the priA gene encoding replication restart helicase PriA, producing MALPEHPAPAIRTSGLYADVIIPRHISKAFTYIVPHPLAQEIAVGRTVLVPFGRTIVEGAVISLSDRPPNGIKSSRLKSIHCLADGAYGTEQGSSWLELSRIIAEQYVAPWGQCLRLVLPWQLKRRASSVRYRATEPGRAALDSGTCPDHLRAMLTRIARTRRGISLSAIRKSRDRHEWEAIEDLERRSWIVATASADPRPDALVQTDEPVAHEAGARVAPAPSSSPSPLLPPPATEHTERDSLWENRIVEYLRADQPKKIVLHAPWEHRINRLADAIRHTLAIGKSAIVLSGEADKAKWLGRFLSDIGEFPVSVLSPAASPRRFGRAEEGSPSVIVGTRSAVFAPLRSIGLIWIDGEEDPAFKEPREPRYHARGVAWIRAEMERALLVLASAHPSLESMFDAVAEIHTVPPDPTSRPIVELIDLNREPRGTLFSRRLVEAMDEAVSSGAGVVLFLNRKGYARTLLCRDCGWMPRCSACVVPLAYSRESDRLACRYCGETDPFPRSCPTCKAVHLVSVGEGTERAEAEARRLFPTASVLRLDGDRLRRPSAARDLWERVRSNSWDILIGTQALFQHLPFPRRGLVGVLQADSGLHVPDFRAAERMYQLLDDAVGCARPAAQGGRVILQTKFPAHHAIQAVLSGSPHRFYEEELAARRLLHFPPARHLAALSVSGADQTEVTTAAAQWKARLEELSDAMLTVLGPVPAMGRTPKRHVRRQLLVKGTDRALLCRWVRDSLEAMEREYRGRRITCIADMDPVDMG from the coding sequence ATGGCTTTGCCCGAACATCCCGCGCCCGCGATTCGGACGAGCGGTCTCTATGCCGACGTGATTATTCCCCGCCATATCAGCAAGGCCTTTACATACATCGTGCCCCATCCTCTAGCTCAGGAGATCGCCGTCGGACGGACGGTTCTTGTCCCGTTCGGGCGGACCATCGTGGAAGGGGCCGTCATTTCCCTGAGCGACCGGCCGCCGAACGGCATCAAGTCGTCTCGTCTTAAGAGCATTCATTGTTTGGCCGACGGCGCCTATGGGACCGAACAGGGGTCTTCGTGGCTTGAGCTGTCCCGCATCATCGCGGAACAGTACGTCGCTCCCTGGGGCCAATGTCTTCGACTCGTCCTGCCTTGGCAACTCAAGCGACGCGCTTCCTCCGTTCGATACCGCGCAACGGAGCCGGGACGCGCCGCTCTCGACTCCGGAACCTGCCCGGATCACTTGCGAGCCATGCTGACACGCATCGCGCGGACCCGTCGAGGGATCTCGTTATCCGCCATCCGGAAGAGCCGCGACCGACATGAGTGGGAAGCCATCGAGGATCTTGAACGCCGGTCATGGATCGTCGCCACGGCTTCCGCCGATCCAAGACCCGATGCACTTGTTCAGACCGACGAGCCCGTCGCTCATGAAGCAGGGGCGAGAGTCGCTCCCGCTCCATCTTCATCCCCCTCTCCGCTCCTTCCTCCTCCGGCGACGGAACACACGGAGAGGGACTCGCTATGGGAGAACAGGATCGTCGAATATCTTCGAGCCGATCAACCCAAGAAAATCGTTCTGCACGCCCCGTGGGAACACCGGATCAACCGGCTCGCCGACGCCATCCGGCATACCCTTGCGATCGGAAAGTCGGCCATTGTCCTCTCAGGGGAGGCGGACAAAGCCAAATGGCTCGGACGATTCCTGTCGGACATCGGCGAATTTCCCGTCTCCGTTCTTTCCCCGGCAGCGTCCCCCCGGCGTTTTGGACGAGCAGAGGAGGGGAGTCCGTCCGTCATCGTCGGAACACGATCGGCGGTCTTCGCGCCGCTCAGATCGATCGGCTTGATTTGGATTGACGGGGAAGAGGATCCGGCCTTCAAGGAGCCACGGGAACCCCGCTATCACGCGCGAGGGGTGGCTTGGATCAGGGCCGAGATGGAACGTGCTCTGCTCGTGCTGGCATCCGCTCACCCGTCCCTTGAGTCGATGTTTGACGCGGTCGCCGAAATCCATACCGTTCCCCCGGACCCCACGAGCCGGCCGATCGTGGAGCTCATCGATTTGAATCGTGAGCCGCGGGGAACCCTCTTCAGCCGACGGCTTGTCGAGGCGATGGACGAGGCCGTCTCGTCCGGGGCCGGCGTCGTGCTGTTTCTCAATCGCAAAGGGTACGCGCGCACCCTGCTCTGCCGGGACTGCGGCTGGATGCCGCGCTGTTCGGCATGCGTGGTTCCGCTCGCCTACTCACGTGAATCCGACAGACTCGCGTGCCGCTACTGCGGGGAGACTGATCCCTTCCCGCGATCTTGCCCGACCTGCAAGGCCGTCCACTTGGTCTCGGTCGGCGAGGGAACCGAGCGAGCCGAGGCCGAGGCGAGACGACTCTTCCCCACGGCCTCCGTTCTTCGGCTGGACGGCGATCGATTGCGTCGCCCATCCGCGGCTCGCGATCTCTGGGAGAGAGTTCGCTCGAACTCATGGGACATTTTGATCGGAACGCAAGCCCTGTTTCAGCATCTTCCCTTTCCGCGCCGAGGTCTCGTCGGCGTCCTTCAAGCCGACTCCGGCTTGCACGTCCCGGACTTTCGCGCGGCGGAACGGATGTATCAGCTTCTCGACGACGCCGTCGGTTGTGCGCGCCCCGCCGCGCAAGGAGGCCGAGTCATTCTGCAGACGAAGTTTCCCGCGCATCACGCCATTCAGGCCGTCCTTTCCGGATCCCCCCATCGGTTTTACGAGGAAGAACTGGCGGCTCGTCGCCTATTGCACTTTCCACCGGCCCGCCACTTGGCCGCCCTTTCCGTGTCCGGCGCGGACCAGACGGAAGTTACAACGGCCGCCGCGCAATGGAAAGCGCGTTTGGAGGAACTCAGCGACGCGATGCTGACCGTTCTGGGACCGGTCCCTGCCATGGGTCGCACGCCGAAGCGGCACGTTCGCCGGCAGCTCCTCGTCAAAGGAACCGATCGCGCGCTCCTCTGTCGATGGGTGCGGGACTCTCTCGAGGCGATGGAACGGGAATATCGAGGGAGGCGGATCACATGTATCGCCGATATGGATCCCGTGGATATGGGGTGA
- the nuoD gene encoding NADH dehydrogenase (quinone) subunit D: MGPQHPSTHGVLKVIMELEGERVVKSTPVMGYLHRGVEKLAEDGTYHQFIPHTDRLDYVCAMYNNFAYCRAVEKLLDLKVPDRAEYLRTIVAEVQRIIGHLFWLSAQALDIGAMTVFFYCFRDREILLDWFDELCGARLTTSWYRIGGVERDLTPSLIAKLKAFLDYFPPKIDEYQVFLEKNRIWLARTKGIAVISAEDAVNFGLSGPTLRGSGVDYDLRKYEPYSAYPKCEFSVPVGKNGDTYDRYWIRMMELYESVKIIKQCLEQMQEGPVMAEVPSVTFPPKQRVFTNLESMIQQFKLFSQGFKAPPGEIYCGTEAHKGELGFYIVSTGGGKPYRLKIRAPSFIHMGAFDHMARGYMISDACTIFGTYDIVMGECDR, encoded by the coding sequence ATGGGGCCGCAGCATCCGAGCACGCACGGGGTGCTCAAGGTCATCATGGAATTGGAGGGGGAGCGGGTGGTGAAGTCCACGCCGGTCATGGGGTATCTCCATCGCGGGGTCGAAAAGCTGGCCGAGGACGGCACCTATCATCAGTTCATCCCCCATACGGATCGCCTCGACTACGTCTGCGCCATGTACAACAACTTCGCCTATTGCCGGGCCGTGGAAAAACTGTTGGACCTCAAGGTGCCGGACCGCGCCGAGTATCTGCGGACCATCGTGGCGGAGGTTCAGCGTATCATCGGGCATCTCTTCTGGCTGAGCGCCCAGGCGCTGGACATCGGCGCCATGACGGTCTTCTTCTACTGCTTTCGCGACCGCGAAATCCTCTTGGATTGGTTTGACGAGCTCTGCGGAGCTCGTCTCACGACCAGTTGGTATCGCATCGGAGGAGTCGAGCGGGACTTGACGCCGTCGCTGATCGCGAAACTGAAGGCGTTTCTCGATTATTTTCCGCCCAAGATCGATGAGTATCAGGTCTTCCTGGAAAAGAACCGCATTTGGCTCGCTCGGACGAAGGGCATCGCCGTCATTTCGGCCGAGGACGCCGTCAATTTCGGGTTGAGCGGGCCGACGCTGCGCGGGTCCGGCGTGGATTACGATCTGCGCAAGTATGAGCCTTACAGCGCCTATCCGAAGTGCGAGTTCAGCGTGCCGGTCGGAAAGAACGGCGATACCTACGACCGGTACTGGATCCGTATGATGGAGCTGTACGAAAGCGTGAAAATCATCAAACAGTGTTTGGAGCAGATGCAGGAGGGCCCTGTCATGGCGGAGGTTCCCAGTGTGACCTTCCCGCCCAAGCAGCGAGTCTTTACGAATCTCGAGTCGATGATCCAGCAGTTCAAGCTCTTCTCGCAGGGCTTCAAAGCGCCGCCCGGTGAAATCTATTGCGGGACCGAAGCGCACAAGGGGGAGCTCGGTTTCTATATCGTCAGCACGGGAGGCGGCAAACCCTATCGGCTGAAAATCCGCGCTCCGTCGTTCATCCACATGGGGGCGTTCGACCACATGGCCAGGGGCTACATGATTTCCGACGCCTGCACGATTTTTGGAACCTACGATATCGTCATGGGCGAGTGCGATCGATAG
- a CDS encoding PAS domain-containing protein, which produces MECVPVFPLALADQLSDGVIVATEESLRYVNPSGLLLLGAERLEQVTGKPLSMFLGPDMISKLPPWAELRRRDDRGETEATMTGHLFGLDGRRVAIHLSSLPILWERGPACLLVVRQARADCNAVDHMPLTEAQQVASSKIRTVGMLAAGIIHEANNTLTAVLGYGQLALRLIPADNKAHRHVQQVIASGRKSSELIQQILMFARPSPETRGPLSLHILANEFLALLRSAIPSWIVVKEKIADVTSPIEADPSQMRLLLANLIADAVHAMRHAGGVLHIELHDEDVSTDQAASADGLPAGRYVCLRVMDSGGGTDSQEMRRSAVLGIVSGHGGTVIVNGSLESGTRVSVLFPAMTSRAMRKGENQFTPSLSQASAYRGQDSGFSEPLIEESDAVGPRD; this is translated from the coding sequence ATGGAGTGTGTTCCCGTGTTTCCCCTTGCCCTTGCCGATCAATTATCGGACGGAGTCATTGTGGCGACCGAGGAAAGTCTTCGGTACGTCAACCCGAGCGGTTTGCTGTTGCTGGGAGCCGAGCGGCTGGAACAGGTGACCGGCAAACCTCTGTCGATGTTTCTCGGTCCGGACATGATTTCCAAACTTCCACCATGGGCGGAGCTTCGACGACGGGATGATCGGGGGGAGACAGAGGCGACAATGACGGGACACCTGTTCGGGCTCGACGGCCGTCGGGTGGCGATTCACCTTTCATCTCTTCCGATTCTCTGGGAGAGAGGCCCGGCGTGTCTGCTTGTCGTTCGGCAGGCCAGGGCCGATTGCAACGCCGTCGATCACATGCCGCTGACCGAAGCGCAGCAGGTGGCCTCGTCGAAAATTCGGACGGTCGGGATGTTGGCGGCCGGTATCATTCATGAGGCCAACAACACCCTGACGGCCGTTCTCGGCTATGGTCAGCTTGCGCTGAGGCTCATTCCCGCGGACAACAAAGCGCACCGTCATGTTCAGCAGGTCATTGCCTCGGGTCGAAAATCGAGCGAGTTGATCCAACAGATCCTGATGTTTGCCAGGCCGAGCCCTGAAACCAGGGGGCCGCTATCGCTCCACATTCTGGCGAACGAGTTTTTGGCGTTGCTGCGGTCCGCGATCCCGTCCTGGATCGTGGTGAAGGAGAAGATCGCCGACGTCACCAGTCCCATTGAGGCCGATCCGTCCCAGATGCGACTCCTGCTTGCCAACTTGATCGCCGACGCCGTGCACGCGATGCGACACGCCGGCGGTGTTTTACACATCGAACTTCATGATGAAGACGTGTCGACCGATCAAGCCGCGTCGGCCGACGGTCTTCCCGCCGGTCGGTATGTGTGCCTGCGGGTCATGGATTCCGGTGGAGGGACGGACTCACAGGAGATGCGGCGCTCTGCGGTTCTCGGCATTGTTTCGGGCCATGGAGGGACGGTAATAGTCAATGGCAGCTTGGAGTCGGGCACGAGGGTGTCCGTCTTGTTCCCCGCCATGACCTCCCGTGCGATGCGAAAGGGAGAGAACCAGTTCACCCCCTCTCTTTCACAGGCTTCCGCGTATCGCGGCCAGGATTCTGGCTTTTCGGAACCGCTGATCGAGGAGTCAGATGCCGTCGGTCCTCGTGATTGA
- a CDS encoding OmpA family protein, giving the protein MMKMMTTCALILPLGLTLCLDDAFAQIQDPRVVRYGETAVAFASGAIQKVTPRDGIVNLITGDNQSSGNRMLLGTRDVLYLKLDNPAAAAIGDLFTVYRRVRKVFHPLTREYLGSVTIRVAVVKVIDVEHELTTAETVVGYGPIAPGDLVMRFVAPPAGEVGSEDRAADVEGMIVEIQADKPMTMVSQWNVVYVDRGSADGLQAGDVLDLYRHSVGLPVRKIGQIKVLSTEDHTATARVIKANTRVFKGDRVKRIGGREPREPMAQSWETALSPATAPKEERAPTDLVTKQLTTRKASGESRINLGDLSNVLYYESGQAAIKPEGHHVLDQLIAYLIDSSDSRLIRVEGHTDNVEIGPSLRARYASNVDLANARADSVVRYLVERGGLDPARLTAVGYGDGRPTATNANEEGRRKNRRVEIVLYEPSPSALPGSNERRQTQNESAPLNVQSEKRAEHPSSDLSPKTGSGTFSIHDHPLQATSSEHSATLDGLDAPDVTLSDGDHQSQTPPSDGHLPSSDSLRNSPPPQGIGDQANNPDSSGS; this is encoded by the coding sequence ATGATGAAGATGATGACGACTTGTGCTCTGATCCTCCCTTTGGGCCTGACTCTGTGCCTGGACGACGCGTTCGCGCAAATCCAGGACCCCCGTGTCGTTCGTTACGGCGAGACGGCCGTCGCCTTTGCAAGCGGGGCGATCCAGAAAGTCACTCCTCGCGACGGCATTGTGAATCTGATCACCGGAGACAATCAATCTTCCGGCAACCGAATGCTCCTTGGGACCCGCGACGTCCTCTATCTCAAACTCGACAACCCGGCAGCGGCGGCGATCGGAGATCTCTTTACCGTCTATCGACGCGTCCGCAAGGTCTTCCACCCGCTTACCAGAGAATATCTCGGCTCGGTCACCATCCGCGTGGCGGTCGTCAAGGTCATCGATGTCGAACACGAACTGACGACCGCTGAAACGGTCGTCGGCTATGGGCCCATTGCACCCGGAGATCTCGTGATGCGCTTCGTCGCTCCACCCGCCGGAGAGGTCGGAAGCGAGGACCGAGCCGCGGATGTCGAGGGAATGATCGTCGAGATTCAGGCCGACAAGCCCATGACCATGGTTTCGCAATGGAACGTCGTATATGTGGATCGCGGGAGCGCGGACGGACTACAAGCCGGCGATGTCTTGGATCTTTACCGTCATAGCGTCGGGCTGCCGGTCCGAAAAATCGGCCAGATCAAAGTCTTGTCCACGGAGGACCATACGGCAACGGCGCGCGTGATCAAAGCAAACACCCGCGTGTTTAAAGGAGACCGGGTCAAGCGAATCGGGGGCCGAGAACCACGAGAACCGATGGCTCAATCGTGGGAAACCGCCCTCTCGCCGGCAACGGCGCCGAAAGAAGAGAGGGCGCCGACCGATCTCGTCACGAAGCAATTGACGACGCGGAAGGCGTCCGGAGAAAGCCGGATCAACCTCGGCGATTTATCCAATGTTCTGTATTACGAATCGGGACAAGCCGCCATTAAACCCGAAGGCCATCACGTGCTGGATCAATTGATCGCTTATCTCATCGACAGTAGCGATTCTCGGCTCATTCGAGTGGAGGGACACACGGACAACGTGGAGATCGGTCCATCATTGCGAGCCCGCTACGCAAGCAACGTGGATCTTGCAAACGCCCGCGCGGACAGCGTCGTCCGCTACCTCGTTGAGCGGGGAGGATTAGATCCGGCCCGCCTCACGGCCGTCGGATACGGGGACGGGAGACCCACCGCGACCAACGCCAACGAGGAGGGGCGTCGAAAAAATCGCCGCGTGGAAATCGTGCTCTATGAACCAAGCCCCTCGGCGCTTCCCGGCAGTAACGAGCGCCGCCAGACGCAAAACGAATCCGCCCCCCTGAATGTCCAATCGGAAAAACGCGCGGAACATCCCTCTTCCGACCTCTCCCCAAAAACAGGATCCGGCACATTTTCCATCCACGACCACCCCCTTCAGGCCACTTCTTCTGAACATTCAGCAACGCTCGACGGCCTTGATGCGCCAGACGTCACGCTCTCCGACGGCGACCATCAATCGCAGACGCCCCCGAGCGACGGACATCTTCCCTCGAGCGATTCCTTAAGAAACAGCCCGCCTCCGCAGGGCATCGGTGATCAAGCCAACAACCCCGACTCCTCTGGCTCATAG
- a CDS encoding response regulator, with protein MPSVLVIDDDDQIRRMIREALEQAGYVVQEARGGEEGLKRYRANPTDVVLMDILMPDQDGLESILALRQEFPSARVIAMTGGSDMIGIMNFLDVAKMMGACRTIQKPFELQTLLAAVAAETNA; from the coding sequence ATGCCGTCGGTCCTCGTGATTGATGACGACGATCAGATCCGGCGCATGATCCGCGAGGCCTTAGAACAGGCCGGGTACGTCGTTCAGGAGGCCCGCGGCGGCGAAGAGGGGCTCAAACGGTATCGGGCAAATCCGACCGACGTCGTCCTGATGGATATCCTCATGCCGGACCAAGACGGTTTGGAAAGCATTCTGGCTCTTCGCCAAGAGTTTCCCTCTGCCCGCGTGATCGCCATGACCGGCGGCAGCGACATGATCGGCATCATGAATTTTTTGGACGTCGCCAAGATGATGGGCGCATGCCGGACCATCCAGAAGCCGTTCGAACTGCAAACCCTGCTGGCCGCCGTCGCCGCCGAGACAAACGCCTAG